In one Corynebacterium bovis DSM 20582 = CIP 54.80 genomic region, the following are encoded:
- a CDS encoding isoprenyl transferase — protein sequence MSTAAADATAGSTAAATTAAEPAADPGTSAAPAGSPVPVPAEFVPRHIAVVMDGNGRWAQQRGLERTEGHRRGEAALMRIVDECLDLGVDYLSAYAFSTENWRRSAQEVRFLMGFNREVLRRRRDELDRKGVRVRWVGRRPRLWRSVISELRRAEEQTKDNTRLTLAMCLNYGGRAEITDAARALAEDVRAGDLRPADITQDVFARYLAEPDMPDVDLFLRPSGEMRTSNFLPWQSVYAEMVYQDVLFPDYTGAHLREAVLEFARRDRRFGGVEK from the coding sequence GTGAGCACCGCCGCGGCCGACGCGACCGCCGGGTCGACCGCCGCCGCGACCACCGCCGCGGAGCCCGCCGCCGACCCGGGCACGTCCGCCGCGCCGGCCGGGTCCCCGGTCCCGGTCCCCGCCGAGTTCGTGCCCCGGCACATCGCCGTCGTCATGGACGGCAACGGCCGGTGGGCCCAGCAGCGGGGCCTGGAGCGCACGGAGGGCCACCGGCGGGGGGAGGCCGCCCTCATGCGGATCGTCGACGAGTGCCTCGACCTCGGCGTCGACTACCTCTCGGCGTACGCGTTCTCGACGGAGAACTGGCGGCGCAGCGCCCAGGAGGTGAGGTTCCTCATGGGCTTCAACCGGGAGGTGCTGCGCCGGCGCCGGGACGAACTCGACCGCAAGGGCGTCCGCGTGCGCTGGGTCGGCCGCCGTCCGCGCCTGTGGCGCAGCGTCATCAGCGAGCTCCGCCGGGCGGAGGAGCAGACGAAGGACAACACCCGCCTGACCCTCGCCATGTGCCTGAACTACGGCGGCCGCGCCGAGATCACCGACGCCGCCCGGGCGCTGGCGGAGGACGTCCGGGCCGGGGACCTGCGGCCGGCGGACATCACGCAGGACGTGTTCGCGCGCTACCTGGCGGAGCCGGACATGCCGGACGTCGACCTGTTCCTCCGGCCGTCCGGGGAGATGCGGACGTCGAACTTCCTCCCCTGGCAGTCCGTGTACGCCGAGATGGTGTACCAGGATGTGCTCTTCCCGGACTACACCGGCGCCCACCTGAGGGAGGCCGTCCTGGAGTTCGCGCGCCGGGACCGCCGGTTCGGCGGGGTGGAGAAATGA
- a CDS encoding VIT1/CCC1 transporter family protein — MTGAGDHRGSGAGPGGGPDGDAVPAAPTGETPTPRQIARWRRYLANERAEGAVYRELARKKTGEERAILLAIADAEARHEDYWRTRLGEYVGLPRKASPGTRVMAWMARRFGSVFVLALMQSAETRNDYIQDNDASERMAADEAIHAEVVRGLASRGRAQMSGNFRAAVFGANDGLVSNLALVLGVIGSGVSSHVVLVTGVAGLLSGALSMAAGEYVSVSSQRELLAASTPDPEASEAVPKLDVDANELALVYRARGMEPEEARVKAARVFADLVRHAGPAGTGGAPADAVGEGSGAGGATGAPTGEVLTEGAGTGEGAGGEGSRPAIFDAVDRQAREDIDAEDATGSPVSAALSSFLCFAGGAVVPVLPFILGLQGTAAAVLSCVLVSVALMLTGGLVGLLSGMSPGRRALRQWVIGMGAAAVTYGLGALFNVTTG, encoded by the coding sequence ATGACCGGGGCCGGGGACCACCGCGGGTCCGGGGCCGGTCCCGGTGGGGGGCCCGACGGCGACGCCGTGCCCGCCGCACCGACCGGGGAGACCCCGACGCCCCGCCAGATCGCCCGCTGGCGGCGCTACCTCGCCAACGAGCGCGCCGAGGGCGCGGTCTACCGCGAACTCGCGCGGAAGAAGACCGGGGAGGAGCGGGCGATCCTCCTCGCGATCGCGGACGCCGAGGCCCGCCACGAGGACTACTGGCGCACCCGCCTCGGCGAGTACGTCGGCCTCCCCCGGAAGGCGAGCCCCGGGACCCGGGTCATGGCGTGGATGGCACGTCGGTTCGGGTCGGTGTTCGTCCTCGCGCTCATGCAGTCCGCCGAGACCCGCAACGACTACATCCAGGACAACGACGCCTCGGAGCGCATGGCGGCGGACGAGGCGATCCACGCCGAGGTCGTGCGCGGCCTCGCCTCCCGGGGGCGGGCGCAGATGTCCGGCAACTTCCGGGCGGCCGTGTTCGGGGCGAACGACGGGCTCGTCTCCAACCTCGCCCTCGTCCTCGGTGTCATCGGCTCCGGAGTGAGTTCGCACGTCGTGCTCGTCACCGGTGTCGCGGGGCTGCTCTCGGGGGCGTTGTCGATGGCGGCGGGGGAGTATGTCTCGGTGAGTTCGCAGCGGGAGCTGCTCGCCGCGTCGACCCCGGACCCGGAGGCGTCGGAGGCGGTGCCGAAGCTCGACGTCGACGCCAACGAGCTCGCGCTCGTCTACCGCGCCCGCGGCATGGAGCCGGAGGAGGCGCGGGTCAAGGCCGCGCGGGTGTTCGCCGACCTCGTCCGTCACGCCGGGCCGGCGGGGACGGGTGGTGCGCCGGCGGATGCCGTCGGCGAGGGGTCCGGGGCCGGTGGGGCCACCGGCGCGCCCACCGGTGAGGTCCTCACCGAGGGGGCCGGCACCGGCGAGGGGGCCGGTGGGGAGGGGTCCCGGCCCGCCATTTTCGACGCCGTCGACCGCCAGGCCCGGGAGGACATCGACGCGGAGGACGCGACGGGCAGCCCGGTGTCGGCCGCCCTGTCGAGCTTCCTCTGCTTCGCCGGCGGCGCGGTCGTCCCCGTCCTGCCGTTCATCCTGGGGCTCCAGGGGACCGCGGCGGCGGTGCTGAGCTGCGTGCTCGTGAGCGTCGCGCTCATGCTCACCGGTGGGCTCGTCGGCCTGTTGTCCGGGATGTCCCCGGGCCGACGCGCGCTGCGGCAGTGGGTCATCGGGATGGGGGCGGCGGCCGTGACCTACGGTCTCGGCGCGCTGTTCAACGTCACGACGGGCTGA
- the recO gene encoding DNA repair protein RecO, with the protein MSRRGSRPSFRDEAFVVRTHKLGEADLVIVLLTRNHGTVRGVAKGVRKPNSRFGSRLDRFCRVDVQLYPGRDLASITDAATVATYAPQIVADVDRYYAATAALEVAQVTAGEDGGEIFDLLDAALADIAGVRPAAHPLPPRTLVDRFVLHALTVAGWAPSLVDCAQCGKRGPHRAFHPLAGGAVCTVCRPPGSLTPPPAAVRALWWLAHGRDEELSRLAESGDGADILGTAHDLLVAHVRQQVERPFSAYAAV; encoded by the coding sequence ATGTCCAGGAGAGGATCCCGCCCCAGCTTCCGGGACGAGGCGTTCGTCGTCCGGACCCACAAGCTCGGCGAGGCGGACCTCGTGATCGTCCTGCTCACGAGGAACCACGGCACCGTCCGTGGCGTCGCCAAGGGGGTGCGCAAGCCGAACTCCCGCTTCGGCTCCCGCCTCGACCGGTTCTGCCGCGTCGACGTGCAGCTCTACCCGGGCCGGGACCTCGCCTCCATCACGGACGCCGCGACGGTCGCGACGTACGCCCCGCAGATCGTCGCGGACGTCGACCGGTACTACGCCGCCACCGCGGCCCTCGAGGTCGCCCAGGTCACGGCGGGGGAGGACGGCGGGGAGATCTTCGACCTCCTCGACGCCGCGCTCGCCGACATCGCCGGGGTCCGCCCCGCGGCGCACCCGCTCCCGCCCCGGACCCTCGTCGACCGGTTCGTCCTCCACGCCCTCACCGTGGCGGGGTGGGCGCCGAGCCTCGTCGACTGCGCCCAGTGCGGGAAGCGGGGCCCGCACCGGGCGTTCCACCCGCTCGCCGGGGGCGCGGTGTGCACGGTGTGCCGTCCGCCGGGGTCCCTCACCCCGCCGCCGGCGGCCGTGCGGGCGCTGTGGTGGCTCGCCCACGGCCGGGACGAGGAGCTGTCCCGGCTCGCGGAGTCCGGGGACGGGGCGGACATCCTCGGCACCGCCCACGACCTGCTCGTCGCCCACGTGCGCCAGCAGGTGGAACGGCCGTTCTCCGCGTACGCCGCCGTGTGA